A window of the Trichoderma asperellum chromosome 6, complete sequence genome harbors these coding sequences:
- a CDS encoding uncharacterized protein (EggNog:ENOG41~TransMembrane:1 (o208-229i)), with the protein MTLRKSFFNVEIGIKSENDSSSSPLPSSFNQGSPTWFSIASFFRSTENRTALLSYCLRAMWCFRITAFAAVMFGEKVLCRAVHDGASTSIVSTKSPSSTNSIHTVSFTTTSISPSSSSSSSSSSSSSSTPSSISSSPSTFITSPISPSSSSSSSLSLSYSPTTQAQPQVTASNSSSPIPTTLSDTKGEETTTHPPTTQPTSVNTTAQIVAIAIGSSAIVGVVAAFFFFAGRRSNRRSSMHNVAPNLGSFRTKLDKRWRKNSSQNVHSGHATAAPAEFGTVAEVREVSLPPERPINNEPYFYHPVTVASSLARELDGSSIISYNSPPPAARLQPQRNTVLPIELPASYDPGNSPLPEYEELDAARRRQIFSWAAAPEATYHPDKFAPSNMI; encoded by the exons ATGACCCTTCGGAAATCTTTCTTTAACGTTGAGATCGGAATCAAGTCCGAAAATgactcctcttcttcacctctCCCCTCTTCATTTAACCAGGGCTCGCCAACATGGTTTTCGATAGCATCGTTTTTCAGGAGTACTGAGAATCGAACCGCTTTGCTTTCATACTGCTTACGCGCGATGTGGTGTTTTCGAATAACGGCGTTTGCGGCCGTGATGTTTGGTGAGAAGGTTCTGTGTCGAGCGGTGCATGATGGAGCATCAACGTCTATTG TCTCGACCAAATCACCATCTTCTACCAACTCCATTCATACAGTATCATTTACAACAACATCAATATcaccgtcatcatcatcatcatcatcatcatcatcatcatcatcatctacgccatcttccatctcttcttcaccatcGACATTTATAACCTCCCCTAtttcgccatcatcatcgtcgtcatcatcattatcatTATCATATTCTCCTACTACTCAAGCTCAGCCACAAGTAACGGCCTCTAATTCATCATCTCCTATTCCTACAACGCTTTCAGACActaaaggagaagaaacgaCTACACATCCACCTACAACACAGCCCACCTCAGTAAATACTACAGCGCAAATCGTGGCCATCGCCATAGGAAGCTCCGCCATCGTCGGCGTCgtcgccgccttcttcttcttcgccggccGCCGCAGCAATCGCCGCTCCTCCATGCACAATGTTGCCCCGAACCTTGGATCCTTCAGGACAAAGCTCGACAAACGCTGGAGGAAGAATTCAAGTCAGAATGTGCATTCGGGACATGCTACAGCAGCGCCCGCGGAGTTTGGGACTGTGGCAGAGGTGCGAGAGGTTTCTTTGCCTCCTGAGCGGCCAATCAACAATGAGCCTTACTTTTATCACCCCGTGACGGTGGCGAGCTCTCTTGCCAGAGAGTTGGACGGTAGCAGCATCATATCATACAA CAGTCCGCCACCTGCAGCTCGGTTGCAACCTCAACGAAATACAGTTCTTCCTATTGAGTTGCCTGCCTCGTATGACCCAGGAAACTCGCCGCTACCAGAATACGAGGAGCTCGATGCTGCGAGGCGGCGTCAGATATTTTcttgggcagcagcgccggagGCGACATATCATCCGGATAAGTTTGCACCGAGTAATATGATTTGA
- a CDS encoding uncharacterized protein (TransMembrane:12 (o57-77i157-179o191-209i216-233o239-266i278-302o387-405i412-430o456-475i482-501o513-535i547-573o)~BUSCO:EOG092D2NAB~CAZy:GT57) — translation MSSSSPAPHKPRRKPKKSDNDIDKPVRVRSEALVRTPSFPLAAFLWPARTSLSQWEVLPLVLMVVGLFRWAAGLWGYSGFQRPPLFGDYEAQRHWMEITAHLPISQWYFHDLEWWGLDYPPLTAYHSWALGKIGSLINPEWFALVSSRGSHDPTLKIFMRATVIISEFLIFVPATTVFVRRFSRLNGVNTWTSNLALVAILMQPATILIDHVHFQYNTVMLGFVVASMSSMLAERYMWAAVFFVAALGFKQMALYYAFSVFSYLLGRCITTGINPSRLFGIALVTIISFGVLVLPLALGVLYDKHRGIDAMPELKGSAAPLPIFSFITNYIDTQHFYYPIVEQLVQMVHRVFPFSRGLFEDKVANFWCALNTVIKLRNFPVELLQKAALGMTLLSIIPPNIILFLRPRKSALPLAFAATAWGFFLFSWQVHEKSVLLPLMPMTLLLAGKQGMSGEVRAWVGFANLLGAWTLFPLLHRVDLRVPYTALTLLWAYLLGLPPTSWSAPFQEGQSALVQWGTALLQSTFYVTMAAWHVLEASVIPPPGKPDLWVVANVGVGAAGFSICYLWCFWRLLRETDFLPSGGKVKAKTQ, via the exons ATGTCGTCCTCAAGCCCAGCGCCGCACAAGCCTCGGCGGAAGCCCAAGAAATCCGACAATGACATCGACAAGCCTGTGCGGGTGCGATCCGAAGCCCTCGTGCGCACGCCGTCGTTCCCCTTGGCGGCCTTTCTGTGGCCGGCGCGCACGTCCTTGTCCCAATGGGAGGTGCTGCCGCTGGTATTGATGGTGGTTGGGCTGTTTCGATGGGCTGCCGGGCTCTGGGGATACTCTG GATTCCAACGACCGCCCTTGTTTGGCGACTACGAGGCCCAGCGCCATTGGATGGAGATCACCGCGCATCTGCCCATTTCTCAGTGGTATTTCCATGACTTGGAATGGTGGGGGCTCGACTATCCTCCTCTCACGGCGTACCATAGCTGGGCTCTGGGCAAGATTGGAAGCTTGATCAACCCCGAGTGGTTCGCCCTGGTGTCCTCGCGCGGCTCCCACGATCCAACACTAAAAATCTTCATGAGAGCGACTGTCATCATCTCCGAGTTCCTCATTTTTGTTCCCGCCACGACTGTCTTTGTGCGGCGATTCAGCCGGCTCAATGGGGTGAATACTTGGACGAGCAATCTGGCCCTCGTAGCTATTCTCATGCAGCCAGCTACGATTCTCATCGACCACGTTCACTTCCAGTATAACACCGTTATGCTTGGCTTCGTCGTGGCCAGCATGTCGAGCATGCTTGCCGAGAGGTACATGTGGGCAGCTGTCTTCTTTGTAGCCGCCCTTGGATTTAAACAGATGGCGCTCTACTATGCCTTTAGTGTCTTCTCGTATCTTCTGGGAAGATGCATCACCACGGGTATCAATCCCAGTAGGCTGTTCGGTATCGCACTAGTCACCATCATTTCTTTCGGTGTGCTGGTTCTGCCTCTGGCTCTTGGTGTGCTCTACGACAAGCACCGCGGCATTGACGCTATGCCCGAGCTTAAAGGGTCTGCGGCACCACTTCCCATTTTCTCATTCATCACCAATTACATTGATACTCAGCATTTCTACTATCCAATTGTTGAGCAGCTGGTCCAGATGGTTCACCGGGTCTTCCCCTTTTCTCGTGGCCTCTTCGAAGACAAAGTTGCAAACTTCTGGTGTGCGCTCAATACCGTCATCAAGCTGCGCAATTTCCCCGTGGAACTCCTCCAGAAAGCCGCTCTCGGGATGACCCTTCTTTCCATAATCCCTCCCAATATCATCCTGTTCTTACGCCCGCGAAAGTCGGCTCTTCCGCTAGCGTTTGCGGCCACCGCATGGggatttttcctcttcagctgGCAGGTCCACGAGAAGAGCGTCCTTCTACCCCTGATGCcgatgacgctgctgctagccGGAAAACAAGGAATGAGCGGCGAAGTCCGTGCTTGGGTGGGCTTTGCCAATCTTCTCGGAGCTTGGACATTGTTCCCTTTGTTACACAGAGTCGACCTGAGGGTGCCATATACAGCCCTCACTCTCCTCTGGGCATACCTTTTAGGCCTCCCTCCAACCTCTTGGAGTGCACCGTTCCAAGAAGGACAATCTGCTCTTGTCCAGTGGGGCACAGCTCTGCTACAAAGCACCTTTTACGTCACCATGGCGGCGTGGCATGTCCTGGAGGCTTCTGTCATACCGCCACCTGGCAAGCCAGATTTATGGGTTGTCGCCAACGTCGGCGTAGGTGCGGCAGGTTTCTCCATCTGCTATCTTTGGTGTTTTTGGAGGTTGTTACGGGAAACCGACTTCTTGCCAAGTGGCGGCAAGGTGAAGGCGAAAACACAGTGA
- a CDS encoding uncharacterized protein (antiSMASH:Cluster_6.7~BUSCO:EOG092D310Y), protein MTMFLPSRFSASPLLRTLYHASSCASRPRQASPTLCYKSMSQALRSYSSAPLSSSPKFSYHIAASFIAKDRPYDPSTHVFHFNPYNRIQPPRHRRKSSRPESGHDAFFVSRVNESGSVAFGVADGVGGWVDSGVDPADFSHGLCDYMAAVAYEYPSGNDAPLTARKLMQKGYEAVCEDPNVPAGGSTACVAIARPEGVLDVANLGDSGFLQLRLNAVHTYSEPQTHAFNTPFQLSVVPPSVAARMAAFGGSQLCDLPRDADVTHHHLRHGDVLVFATDGVLDNLFNQDILRIASRVMATSGAWNMAANEAVTVADSLDSLTGSPYENNAADGKTKKAVTLQSLLATELVLAAKQASVNTKRDGPFAKEVKKYYPHENWHGGKVDDICVVIAVVSEDAAGIKSKL, encoded by the exons ATGACCATGTTTCTCCCTAGCAGATTTTCTGCCTCGCCGCTATTGCGAACGCTGTACCACG CCTCCAGTTGCGCGTCCAGACCTCGTCAGGCCTCGCCGACTTTATGCTATAAATCGATGTCACAGGCGCTGCGCTCTTATTCTAGCGCACCTCTATCCTCGTCTCCAAAATTTTCGTATCACATCGCCGCGTCTTTTATCGCAAAGGATCGCCCATATGACCCATCCACTCACGTCTTCCATTTCAACCCGTACAATCGAATCCAGCCTCCCCGACATCGCCGAAAGTCCTCGCGACCCGAATCTGGCCACGATGCTTTCTTCGTGAGCCGAGTTAATGAGTCGGGCTCTGTGGCCTTTGGCGTCGCAGATGGAGTGGGCGGCTGGGTGGATTCTGGAGTCGACCCGGCTGACTTCTCACACGGATTGTGCGACTACATGGCCGCCGTGGCATACGAATACCCCTCGGGCAACGATGCGCCTCTCACAGCAAGAAAACTCATGCAAAAAGGGTACGAGGCGGTATGCGAGGATCCAAATGTGCCCGCTGGCGGCAGCACGGCTTGTGTTGCGATTGCGAGACCCGAGGGCGTCTTGGACGTGGCAAACCTCGGCGATTCGGGCTTTCTACAGCTGCGACTTAACGCGGTACATACATACTCTGAACCACAAACCCACGCGTTCAACACTCCATTCCAGCTTTCAGTCGTCCCGCCTAGTGTTGCCGCTCGGATGGCAGCCTTTGGCGGATCGCAGCTCTGTGATTTGCCGCGGGATGCTGATGTAACACACCACCACTTGCGCCATGGAGATGTGCTGGTCTTTGCTACCGACGGTGTGCTAGACAACCTGTTTAACCAGGATATTCTTCGGATCGCTAGCCGAGTCATGGCGACGAGTGGCGCATGGAATATGGCTGCCAATGAGGCGGTCACCGTGGCTGATTCTCTGGACAGCCTTACGGGATCTCCATATGAAAATAATGCAGCAGAtgggaagacgaagaaagcCGTGACATTGCAAAGTTTACTCGCGACCGAGCTAGTCCTGGCTGCGAAGCAGGCGAGTGTAAACACAAAGAGAGATGGACCATTCGCCAAGGAAGTAAAGAAATACTATCCCCACGAAAACTGGCATGGGGGTAAAGTGGACGATATCTGCGTTGTCATCGCCGTTGTTTCGGAAGATGCAGCTGGCATCAAAAGCAAGCTCTAG
- a CDS encoding uncharacterized protein (antiSMASH:Cluster_6.7~TransMembrane:2 (o49-71i192-214o)) → MKEIYLAGAAAAFTVDMLIYPLDTLKTRYQSQDFVPKTATAPNSKPLALRGLYQGIGSVILATLPAAGVFFATYESAKGIFGRHLSVPEPMVHSCASSVAEMASCLVLTPGEVIKQNAQMIRAEFTGSSLRKSTSLAAFRRLIGAGNATRSLFSGYTALVARNLPFTALQFPMFEYARGRLWDKRLRSRKDQTKGVMETGLIAGSSAVTAGALAAFVTTPSDVIKTRMMVKAGTGDDRNNAQRHRKGAISVMEDIWRGKGIRGFFRGGAFRCAWTAVGSGLYLGMYDAAKLWLGGEEGV, encoded by the exons ATGAAGGAAATATACCTG GCCGGTGCCGCAGCGGCATTCACAGTCGATATGCTCATATATCCTCTCGATACGCTGAAGACGCGCTATCAGAGCCAAGATTTCGTGCCCAAGACTGCAACAGCGCCCAATTCAAAGCCTCTGGCCTTGCGTGGCCTGTACCAAGGCATAGGGAGCGTGATACTGGCTACTCTCCCAGCAG CTGGAGTATTCTTCGCCACGTATGAAAGCGCAAAGGGCATATTCGGGCGGCATTTGTCTGTGCCCGAGCCAATGGTTCATTCGTGTGCCTCATCTGTCGCCGAGATGGCATCCTGTCTCGTCCTCACTCCAGGAGAGGTCATAAAGCAAAATGCTCAAATGATACGCGCCGAATTTACGGGATCAAGTTTGCGCAAATCCACGTCGTTGGCGGCATTCCGTCGCCTAATTGGAGCAGGTAATGCAACAAGGAGTCTATTTTCGGGCTACACAGCGCTGGTAGCACGAAACTTGCCCTTTACGGCCCTTCAATTTCCCATGTTTGAATACGCAAGAGGGCGTTTGTGGGACAAGCGGTTGCGTTCTCGAAAGGACCAGACGAAAGGCGTCATGGAGACGGGCCTGATAGCTGGATCGAGTGCGGTGACGGCCGGGGCCCTGGCTGCGTTTGTGACAACACCGAGCGATGTGATTAAGACACGAATGATGGTGAAAGCCGGCACCGGGGATGACAGAAACAACGCTCAGCGACATCGCAAGGGCGCAATCTCGGTGATGGAAGACATCTGGCGTGGAAAGGGCATCCGGGGATTCTTCCGCGGGGGAGCGTTTCGCTGTGCTTGGACGGCAGTTGGCAGCGGTTTGTATCTAGGCATGTATGATGCTGCGAAATTATGGCTTGGAGGTGAAGAGGGAGTCTAG
- a CDS encoding uncharacterized protein (antiSMASH:Cluster_6.7~TransMembrane:2 (o52-74i195-217o)) — translation MEQAGAAAAFTVDMLIYPLDTLKTRYQSQDFVPKTATAPNSKPLALRGLYQGIGSVILATLPAAGVFFATYESAKGIFGRHLSVPEPMVHSCASSVAEMASCLVLTPGEVIKQNAQMIRAEFTGSSLRKSTSLAAFRRLIGAGNATRSLFSGYTALVARNLPFTALQFPMFEYARGRLWDKRLRSRKDQTKGVMETGLIAGSSAVTAGALAAFVTTPSDVIKTRMMVKAGTGDDRNNAQRHRKGAISVMEDIWRGKGIRGFFRGGAFRCAWTAVGSGLYLGMYDAAKLWLGGEEGV, via the exons ATGGAACAGGCCGGTGCCGCAGCGGCATTCACAGTCGATATGCTCATATATCCTCTCGATACGCTGAAGACGCGCTATCAGAGCCAAGATTTCGTGCCCAAGACTGCAACAGCGCCCAATTCAAAGCCTCTGGCCTTGCGTGGCCTGTACCAAGGCATAGGGAGCGTGATACTGGCTACTCTCCCAGCAG CTGGAGTATTCTTCGCCACGTATGAAAGCGCAAAGGGCATATTCGGGCGGCATTTGTCTGTGCCCGAGCCAATGGTTCATTCGTGTGCCTCATCTGTCGCCGAGATGGCATCCTGTCTCGTCCTCACTCCAGGAGAGGTCATAAAGCAAAATGCTCAAATGATACGCGCCGAATTTACGGGATCAAGTTTGCGCAAATCCACGTCGTTGGCGGCATTCCGTCGCCTAATTGGAGCAGGTAATGCAACAAGGAGTCTATTTTCGGGCTACACAGCGCTGGTAGCACGAAACTTGCCCTTTACGGCCCTTCAATTTCCCATGTTTGAATACGCAAGAGGGCGTTTGTGGGACAAGCGGTTGCGTTCTCGAAAGGACCAGACGAAAGGCGTCATGGAGACGGGCCTGATAGCTGGATCGAGTGCGGTGACGGCCGGGGCCCTGGCTGCGTTTGTGACAACACCGAGCGATGTGATTAAGACACGAATGATGGTGAAAGCCGGCACCGGGGATGACAGAAACAACGCTCAGCGACATCGCAAGGGCGCAATCTCGGTGATGGAAGACATCTGGCGTGGAAAGGGCATCCGGGGATTCTTCCGCGGGGGAGCGTTTCGCTGTGCTTGGACGGCAGTTGGCAGCGGTTTGTATCTAGGCATGTATGATGCTGCGAAATTATGGCTTGGAGGTGAAGAGGGAGTCTAG
- a CDS encoding uncharacterized protein (antiSMASH:Cluster_6.7~EggNog:ENOG41~SMCOG1053:beta-lactamase~MEROPS:MER0026262), producing the protein MSAAVIHEGEVVWKESIGYSNRDKGTAVTPDTVFPLGALSQSFTAVVVAQMRHRNILHYNDKVSDHLGSLIQPWEKDNAERNTTIGDLLGHRTGYQAAESLLTAYGGRVSLRQDNIIHAYYHLRCQANRGSKFIHSAINYTVLGEVVGQYCPEGYGKYLETNILQPLGMSHTTNVYIERPEDDRSQLYYVGRQGEQLQSHFVDSLDSVLAPDYPKFFRDADIPLHDFESLDTYCWRQLDECIFTLCPKFDNADNATTLAEKKLMRLRILQATSELFGCLQRATMPDSARGMSSTVNDLIKYCIGLNMAADKSQDPAPEHRGCKRAFPDVDLLLSPLQDMDGTSNDEMIKNKCSYAAGWATCTLPGRLEGLGINSKLVSMPIIGMGQTKASKVYWNQGVHCGANSFVALLPETKSAVIVLTNTRTANDAADWIGQLLLHTLLGGSLSLFPVRVSIDSAYKQHEDVLSRLVKANEPGIPRSPSFNKYAGIYATSNNIPVLIIWPEVYRGTKALHDYDPKKGKNVRAEMSVQFLNNKKTFLLWQLSGDSFTWCLDWDGMMMGHQPTGLPLEHYILHFDVKGDSLGAASVTWWHDPGLHKAETFHRVNYVN; encoded by the coding sequence ATGTCTGCTGCTGTCATTCATGAAGGCGAGGTGGTGTGGAAAGAAAGCATTGGCTACAGCAACCGTGACAAGGGAACAGCAGTCACTCCAGATACTGTATTCCCTCTTGGAGCTTTAAGCCAGAGCTTTACAGCAGTTGTCGTAGCTCAGATGAGGCATAGAAACATCTTACACTACAATGACAAGGTTTCAGACCATCTCGGAAGCCTCATACAACCATGGGAGAAAGACAACGCTGAAAGAAACACAACAATTGGAGATCTTCTCGGCCATCGCACAGGGTATCAAGCGGCTGAGTCTCTCTTGACTGCATACGGGGGTCGTGTCTCTCTACGCCAAGACAATATAATCCATGCCTATTACCATCTCAGGTGCCAAGCAAATCGAGGCTCTAAATTTATTCACAGCGCGATTAACTACACTGTACTCGGAGAAGTTGTTGGTCAATACTGCCCTGAAGGGTATGGGAAATACCTTGAAACGAATATCTTGCAGCCTTTGGGCATGTCTCATACCACCAATGTATACATTGAAAGGCCTGAAGACGACAGATCACAGCTGTATTATGTTGGGCGACAGGGCGAGCAGCTGCAATCACACTTCGTTGATAGCCTTGACAGTGTTTTAGCTCCTGATTATCCCAAGTTTTTCAGAGATGCAGACATTCCCCTTCACGACTTCGAGTCACTGGATACCTATTGCTGGCGGCAGTTGGATGAGTGCATTTTCACACTCTGTCCAAAATTTGATAACGCCGACAATGCAACAACCCTTGCTGAAAAGAAACTCATGAGGCTCCGTATTCTGCAGGCAACATCGGAACTGTTTGGCTGTCTTCAAAGGGCCACAATGCCGGATTCTGCTAGGGGGATGTCAAGTACCGTTAACGATCTGATCAAATACTGCATAGGTCTCAATATGGCCGCTGATAAAAGTCAGGATCCTGCGCCCGAACATCGTGGCTGTAAACGAGCATTTCCGGACGTGGATTTGCTCCTTAGTCCCCTTCAGGACATGGACGGAACATCGAACGATGAAATGATCAAAAATAAATGCAGCTATGCTGCAGGCTGGGCGACTTGTACGCTACCTGGCAGACTTGAAGGCCTTGGAATTAATTCCAAGCTGGTCTCGATGCCCATCATCGGAATGGGCCAAACTAAAGCAAGCAAAGTATACTGGAACCAAGGGGTGCACTGCGGAGCAAACAGTTTTGTTGCGCTTCTACCTGAAACGAAATCTGCAGTTATAGTATTGACAAACACGAGGACAGCCAACGATGCCGCAGATTGGATcgggcagctgctgcttcacaCGCTCTTGGGCGGCAGCCTAAGTCTCTTCCCAGTGCGAGTGAGCATTGATAGTGCATACAAGCAGCACGAAGACGTTTTAAGCAGGCTCGTCAAGGCAAATGAGCCCGGGATCCCTCGCAGtccttcttttaataagtatGCGGGGATATATGCCACCTCTAATAATATACCGGTTCTCATCATATGGCCCGAGGTCTATCGAGGAACAAAAGCTCTTCATGACTACGACCccaagaaaggaaaaaacgTTCGAGCCGAAATGTCGGTCCAGTTTCTAAATAACAAGAAAACGTTTCTACTGTGGCAGCTCTCTGGCGATAGCTTTACCTGGTGTTTGGACTGGGAcgggatgatgatgggacATCAACCTACTGGCTTACCCCTCGAGCATTATATTCTACACTTCGACGTCAAGGGAGACTCTTTGGGCGCCGCGTCAGTAACGTGGTGGCATGACCCGGGCTTGCACAAGGCAGAAACATTTCATCGCGTTAACTACGTTAACTAG
- a CDS encoding uncharacterized protein (antiSMASH:Cluster_6.7~EggNog:ENOG41), with protein MEGPSRSSATLRSEAGPTRETFSGDQDPGFSAEIPDTQWQWIELLLETRDTPISDEDRRRLELELTADTCKNYIDILETKYGKKGGNKFIKAFEPVIEGLKAYTDGLNTLTKNSAGLSITWGVIQLLLECAMHSYKILGHITKLLESYTYSLKLYMEYAKDFIGHPRLDEALISMYMTYLDTCIRSANFLKKCPSVNFFRGLFWGGKDSRDVEKVMEDLKQCFKIVKKEVSYAKHQRDHAMHRDIQAMAAIQGPSKWYMMQEHKGWPEAKMLPTDRPLEYHSRGGEVKQVEHHLNAEKAMSDCDVRVCIIHGMPGVGKTQLALHIACRWEGPVFWLNAETRVNLKESLGEIATILRLDVEPGTHGQEPSNLAKQWLATHNGWLLVYDNADNFEAMAELYWPTLSQGSVLVTTRNKGLSIPLHVPDHSISLSLLPMSTNSRQHPTSCLEPL; from the exons ATGGAGGGCCCGAGCCGCTCCTCAGCTACGCTCAGAAGTGAGGCGGGGCCAACACGCGAAACCTTTTCTGGGGATCAAGACCCAGGTTTCTCAGCCGAAATTCCTGATACGCAATGGCAGTGGATAGAATTGCTTCTGGAGACACGCGATACTCCGATCAGTGATGAAGACCGACGGCGCCTGGAACTAGAACTGACGGCCGACACTTGCAAGAACTATATCGATATTCTCGAAACAAAATACGGGAAGAAGGGGggtaataagtttataaaagcatttgAGCCAGTCATTGAAGGGCTCAAAGCATACACAGATGGCCTTAATACTCTCACCAAGAATTCAGCGGGTCTTTCGATAACCTGGGGTGTAATCCAACTGCTTTTAGAA TGCGCTATGCATTCTTACAAGATTCTGGGGCATATTACAAAGCTCCTTGAGAGCTACACGTACAGCTTGAAGCTGTACATGGAATATGCCAAGGATTTCATAGGACATCCTCGGCTCGATGAGGCACTCATCAGTATGTACATGACCTACTTGGACACATGTATTCGCTCAGCAAATTTTCTCAAAAAGTGTCCATCTG TTAATTTTTTCCGTGGTCTCTTTTGGGGTGGAAAAGATTCTCGCGACGTGGAAAAAGTCATGGAAGATCTGAAGCAATGCTTCAAAATTGTTAAGAAAGAGGTTAGCTACGCAAAACATCAGAGAGACCATGCAATGCATCGCGACATTCAGGCAATGGCGGCCATCCAAGGGCCGTCGAAATGGTACATGATGCAAGAGCATAAGGGCTGGCCTGAAGCTAAGATGCTACCAACGGATCGACCACTCGAGTACCACTCCAGAGGTGGTGAGGTCAAGCAAGTGGAACATCATTTGAACGCCGAAAAAGCGATGTCAGATTGTGACGTCCGAGTCTGCATCATACATGGGATGCCGGGGGTAGGGAAGACACAGCTCGCCCTCCATATCGCCTGCCGATGGGAGGGGCCAGTATTTTGGCTCAATGCAGAAACACGTGTCAATTTAAAAGAGTCACTTGGCGAGATTGCGACGATATTGAGGCTAGATGTCGAGCCTGGGACGCATGGCCAGGAACCTAGTAATTTGGCTAAGCAGTGGCTGGCCACTC ACAATGGATGGCTACTTGTATACGACAATGCAGATAACTTTGAAGCCATGGCAGAGCTGTATTGGCCAACTCTGTCTCAAGGTTCGGTCCTCGTCACTACGCGGAACAAGGGCCTGTCGATTCCGCTGCATGTACCAGATCACAGTATCTCGCTGAGCTTGCTACCAATGTCGACAAATAGCAGACAACATCCCACGTCGTGCCTCGAGCCCCTATGA
- a CDS encoding uncharacterized protein (antiSMASH:Cluster_6.7~SECRETED:SignalP(1-21)): MLWNKVKFALVVAAVVTPGLARTVKVFAEIIDNEVSQSTTSTEDQNTFKDIEQLLDNQNALTHAVEPATLQCAAQSTMNHCLSAGCYCTSDGSRYTFNCRTSDAHKTACKTAYDVGQCWCRNH; encoded by the exons ATGCTTTGGAACAAG GTCAAATTTGCCTTGGTGGTTGCCGCTGTTGTGACACCAGGCTTGGCTAGGACCGTGAAAGTTTTCGCTGAAATTATCGACAATGAAGTCAGCCAATCTACCACTTCTACCGAAGATCAGAATACATTCAAAGATATAGAACAGTTATTGGATAATCAAAACGCCCTAACTCATGCTGTGGAGCCAGCAACCCTCCAGTGCGCTGCTCAATCGACGATGAATCACTGCCTGAGTGCTGGCTGCTACTGTACATCCGATGGCAGCCGGTATACCTTTAACTGCAGGACGAGTGATGCCCACAAAACCGCTTGCAAGACAGCGTACGATGTCGGCCAGTGTTGGTGCAGGAATCATTAA
- a CDS encoding uncharacterized protein (antiSMASH:Cluster_6.7~EggNog:ENOG41~SMCOG1240:riboflavin biosynthesis protein RibD), protein MAQPYNQEALRLCVSLAREALEAGDSPFGSVLVDRNDKIIHQDRNRTVTGEKGDLKADATLHPELTIARWAQQNLTPEDRASATVYTSGEHCAMCAAAHGYVGLGRIVYIASTKQLERWMDEANVKRGAVAGLPINTVTPHVPVEGPIPELDMEVRALHQERWQRQKR, encoded by the coding sequence ATGGCACAGCCGTATAACCAAGAAGCCCTTCGGCTTTGCGTCAGTCTCGCTCGCGAAGCCCTTGAGGCGGGGGACTCTCCCTTTGGATCCGTCCTAGTAGATCGAAACGACAAGATTATACACCAAGATCGCAATCGCACCGTCACAGGCGAGAAGGGAGATCTGAAGGCCGATGCGACGCTGCACCCTGAGCTTACTATCGCGCGGTGGGCACAGCAAAACTTGACTCCAGAGGATCGAGCATCTGCCACCGTGTACACATCAGGGGAGCACTGCGCCATGTGTGCGGCCGCGCATGGGTACGTCGGCTTGGGCCGCATTGTGTACATTGCTTCTACAAAACAGCTCGAGCGCTGGATGGACGAGGCAAACGTCAAGCGGGGCGCCGTTGCAGGCCTTCCAATAAACACCGTGACTCCACATGTACCAGTTGAAGGGCCAATTCCCGAGTTGGATATGGAGGTTCGTGCCCTGCATCAGGAGAGGTGGCAGCGACAAAAGCGTTGA
- a CDS encoding uncharacterized protein (antiSMASH:Cluster_6.7) — translation MQRVMQCRLWLPLMRSLFTERIGDAYIAKWKAIIDIQISIGGMERIQNHIYEMSIPPFLQHKTRLTLIYLQTMAPCRIIFQLL, via the exons ATGCAACGAGTGATGCAATGCAGGTTGTGGTTGCCTCTGATGAGAAGCCTCTTTACAGAACGAATCGGGGACGCATACATA GCGAAATGGAAAGCGATAATCGATATCCAGATTTCAATCGGGGGTATGGAAAGGATTCAAAATCACATCTATGAAATGAGTATCCCACCGTTCTTGCAGCACAAGACCAGACTGACGCTTATTTACCTGCAAACTATGGCGCCATGCCGGATAatctttcagctgctgtaG